A genomic segment from Danio aesculapii chromosome 17, fDanAes4.1, whole genome shotgun sequence encodes:
- the brms1la gene encoding breast cancer metastasis-suppressor 1-like protein-A isoform X2: protein MPVHSREKKESNHEEMEVDFAEQEGSSSEDEDTESSSVSEDGESSEMDDEDCERRRMECIDEMTNLEKQFTDLKDQLYKERQNQVEAKLQEVMSGKAAEYLEPLATLQENMQIRTKVAGIYRELCLESVKNKYDCETQAAFQHWESEKLLLFDTVQSELEEKIRRLEEDRHSIDITSELWNDELQSRKNKKKDPFSPDKKKKPVVVSGPYIVYMLQDLDILEDWTAIRKAMATLGPHRVKTDDVQLRPLQRVTNTNTTPAQRTDACFTMANGTVADKP from the exons ATGCCAGTACACtcgagagaaaagaaagaaagcaacCATGAAGAAATGGAGGTGGATTTTGCAGAGCAAGAGGGAAGCAGCTCAGAAGATGAAGACACAGAGAGCTCTTCTGTCTCTGAGGATGGAGAAAGTTCAG AAATGGACGATGAAGACTGTGAAAGGAGAAGGATGGAATGCATTGACGAGATGACCAATCTAGAAAAACAGTTCACTGACCTCAAAGACCA gTTATATAAAGAGAGACAGAATCAAGTCGAAGCCAAACTCCAGGAAGTGATGTCAGGAAAAGCAGCAGAGTACCTGGAACCTCTTGCTACCCTTCAGGAGAATATGCAGATTAGAACTAAAGTTGCAG GTATCTACAGAGAGTTGTGTTTGGAGTCAGTGAAGAATAAATATGACTGTGAAACCCAAGCAGCGTTCCAGCACTGGGAG AGTGAGAAACTGCTATTATTTGACACGGTTCAGAGTGAATTGGAGGAGAAGATCAGACGTTTGGAGGAAGATCGACATAGTATAGACATTACCTCAG AGCTCTGGAATGATGAGTTACAATCAAGAAAAAACAAGAAGAAAGATCCCTTCAGTCCCGACAAAAAGAAAAAGCCTGTCGTTGTGTCAG GCCCATATATAGTTTACATGCTGCAAGACTTGGATATACTGGAAGACTGGACTGCTATTAGAAAG GCCATGGCAACATTAGGACCTCACAGAGTAAAGACTGATG ATGTCCAATTACGG CCTCTTCAAAGAGTGACAAACACCAACACAACGCCCGCTCAGAGGACGGACGCTTGTTTTACGATGGCGAATGGTACAGTCGCGGACAAGCCATAA
- the brms1la gene encoding breast cancer metastasis-suppressor 1-like protein-A isoform X1 yields MPVHSREKKESNHEEMEVDFAEQEGSSSEDEDTESSSVSEDGESSEMDDEDCERRRMECIDEMTNLEKQFTDLKDQLYKERQNQVEAKLQEVMSGKAAEYLEPLATLQENMQIRTKVAGIYRELCLESVKNKYDCETQAAFQHWESEKLLLFDTVQSELEEKIRRLEEDRHSIDITSELWNDELQSRKNKKKDPFSPDKKKKPVVVSGPYIVYMLQDLDILEDWTAIRKAMATLGPHRVKTDASSKSDKHQHNARSEDGRLFYDGEWYSRGQAITIDKKDEYPTSAVITTINHDEVWFKRVDGSKSKLYVSQLQKGKYSVKHA; encoded by the exons ATGCCAGTACACtcgagagaaaagaaagaaagcaacCATGAAGAAATGGAGGTGGATTTTGCAGAGCAAGAGGGAAGCAGCTCAGAAGATGAAGACACAGAGAGCTCTTCTGTCTCTGAGGATGGAGAAAGTTCAG AAATGGACGATGAAGACTGTGAAAGGAGAAGGATGGAATGCATTGACGAGATGACCAATCTAGAAAAACAGTTCACTGACCTCAAAGACCA gTTATATAAAGAGAGACAGAATCAAGTCGAAGCCAAACTCCAGGAAGTGATGTCAGGAAAAGCAGCAGAGTACCTGGAACCTCTTGCTACCCTTCAGGAGAATATGCAGATTAGAACTAAAGTTGCAG GTATCTACAGAGAGTTGTGTTTGGAGTCAGTGAAGAATAAATATGACTGTGAAACCCAAGCAGCGTTCCAGCACTGGGAG AGTGAGAAACTGCTATTATTTGACACGGTTCAGAGTGAATTGGAGGAGAAGATCAGACGTTTGGAGGAAGATCGACATAGTATAGACATTACCTCAG AGCTCTGGAATGATGAGTTACAATCAAGAAAAAACAAGAAGAAAGATCCCTTCAGTCCCGACAAAAAGAAAAAGCCTGTCGTTGTGTCAG GCCCATATATAGTTTACATGCTGCAAGACTTGGATATACTGGAAGACTGGACTGCTATTAGAAAG GCCATGGCAACATTAGGACCTCACAGAGTAAAGACTGATG CCTCTTCAAAGAGTGACAAACACCAACACAACGCCCGCTCAGAGGACGGACGCTTGTTTTACGATGGCGAATGGTACAGTCGCGGACAAGCCATAACTATCGACAAGAAAGACGAGTATCCTACGAG CGCTGTAATAACCACAATCAATCACGATGAAGTCTGGTTTAAACGAGTCGATGGGAGCAAATCAAAACTTTACGTCTCGCAGCTTCAGAAAGGCAAATACAGCGTAAAACATGCCTGA